The following proteins are encoded in a genomic region of Ostrea edulis chromosome 7, xbOstEdul1.1, whole genome shotgun sequence:
- the LOC130048801 gene encoding uncharacterized protein F54H12.2-like translates to MEKTDNFPYKAYLEKLLSYSHRTLKTQMKVCTLWEKDTAGHMDEVGLAALTQPDKQFAVAGDTLTINAVIPTPVYPDNSKNVGLRKRHEKINNSKVIVLMDRLHLDLFQQEKCLPNGVDVRLRFNRVRSQFYMMTAAGSSGKVAIQSMILWVRKVKPIPNIVNLINQQLSTQTAKYPLRRVEVKTFTISTGTQSKITDHLFQGQMPKLIFLGFVENAAFNGNDTKNPFHFKNQQVKKLEVSINGEMIETRPLEPNFNDDQYLRSYLTLYKGLGKLGQDWALDISLEEYKKGYTLWCVDFTKDQEAQTDKFHLIQTGNLRVEVQFTANVAETLNCVVYAVFDNLLEVNKQREVSIDY, encoded by the coding sequence ATGGAAAAAACGGATAATTTTCCGTACAAAGCCTACTTGGAGAAATTACTGTCTTATAGTCACAGGACTCTGAAAACCCAGATGAAGGTCTGTACCTTGTGGGAAAAAGATACGGCCGGGCACATGGACGAAGTCGGGTTAGCCGCTCTGACTCAACCTGACAAACAATTTGCCGTAGCCGGTGATACACTCACCATTAATGCCGTCATCCCTACCCCTGTCTATCCCGATAATTCCAAGAACGTGGGGTTGAGAAAACGTCACGAGAAGATAAATAACAGTAAAGTCATCGTGTTGATGGATCGTTTACATCTGGATTTATTTCAGCAAGAGAAATGTCTGCCGAACGGAGTAGACGTCCGTCTGAGATTCAACCGCGTCAGGTCTCAATTCTACATGATGACCGCTGCGGGGAGTAGTGGCAAAGTGGCCATTCAAAGTATGATCTTGTGGGTGAGAAAAGTCAAACCGATTCCTAACATCGTCAATCTGATCAATCAACAGCTGAGTACTCAAACGGCTAAATATCCGTTGAGAAGAGTGGAAGTGAAAACGTTCACCATTTCCACCGGCACCCAATCGAAAATCACCGATCACCTGTTTCAAGGACAGATGCCCAAACTGATTTTCTTGGGCTTCGTGGAAAATGCCGCCTTTAACGGCAATGATACTAAAAACCcgtttcatttcaaaaatcagcAAGTCAAGAAATTAGAAGTCAGTATCAATGGAGAAATGATAGAAACCCGACCCCTGGAACCGAATTTCAACGACGATCAGTATCTGAGATCGTATCTGACCCTGTACAAAGGCCTGGGAAAATTGGGACAGGATTGGGCCCTGGACATCAGTCTGGAAGAGTATAAAAAGGGATACACTCTATGGTGTGTGGATTTTACCAAAGATCAAGAAGCTCAGACcgataaatttcatctcatacagaCGGGAAACCTGAGAGTGGAAGTACAATTCACGGCAAACGTAGCGGAGACCTTGAACTGCGTGGTGTATGCCGTCTTTGACAATTTGCTAGAAGTCAACAAACAGCGAGAAGTCAGCATCGATTACTGA